A section of the Candidatus Methylomirabilis sp. genome encodes:
- a CDS encoding GDSL-type esterase/lipase family protein translates to MSPRTAGRAVALGLAALVISSCGGDDYRAIRNLASRGATLVCFGDSLTQGVGAGPGEDFPSLLAATLPIPVVNAGVAGETTADGLRRLERDVLSQDPRLVLVFFGGNDFLRRVPREQIRRNLEVMAERIQGAGAMVVLVGFRAGILTDEMGPLYEEVARDRGMLYIPDALKGILTDSRLKSDAVHPNGAGYRRVADRLLAELHPLLRAADRARQRLGG, encoded by the coding sequence ATGAGCCCCCGGACCGCGGGGCGCGCCGTCGCGCTGGGCCTTGCCGCCCTCGTCATCTCCTCCTGCGGCGGCGACGACTACCGCGCCATCCGCAACCTGGCCTCAAGAGGAGCGACGCTGGTCTGCTTCGGCGATAGTCTGACGCAGGGGGTGGGGGCCGGCCCGGGGGAGGACTTCCCGAGCCTCCTGGCCGCCACCCTCCCGATTCCCGTGGTGAACGCCGGCGTGGCGGGGGAGACCACCGCGGACGGCCTGCGGCGCCTGGAGCGGGATGTCCTGAGCCAGGACCCGCGTCTGGTGCTCGTCTTCTTCGGCGGCAACGACTTCCTCCGGCGCGTCCCGCGGGAGCAGATCCGCCGGAACCTGGAGGTCATGGCGGAGCGGATCCAGGGGGCCGGGGCCATGGTCGTTCTGGTGGGGTTCAGGGCAGGGATTCTCACCGACGAGATGGGGCCGCTCTACGAGGAGGTCGCTCGGGACCGCGGCATGCTGTACATCCCGGACGCCCTGAAGGGCATCCTGACCGATTCGCGCCTCAAGAGCGATGCCGTCCACCCGAACGGCGCCGGGTACCGAAGGGTGGCCGACCGCCTGCTTGCGGAGCTCCACCCGCTCCTGCGGGCGGCGGACCGGGCCCGTCAGCGCCTGGGGGGGTGA